A window from Schistosoma haematobium chromosome 3, whole genome shotgun sequence encodes these proteins:
- the ONECUT1_1 gene encoding Hepatocyte nuclear factor 6 (EggNog:ENOG410VBN2~COG:K): MTERSFQSLISGISLHDEAALNNISLKAALDSQNFDLNGQSHEDGLSVPGKGVNIVSKPRMLSSGIPASSGCGTLTMAPVPIGALAPGKIGLPLSDLENIPIFNTGDSGPLELQALQGGAQALQGVQTVKLTFINCGDQQTILLTTPSTHFTMPEQSLDGMTLTLPDNLLATDLNFAGLTSMQLGEMTSGNDKPNSSEGSKSTNYTNMTSLPPITSVSDKLYSQIANDNESIQQSHSYAIEDLKPVMQKNNEKIHDGNSAYAHTNQSGNLNASPVVVTSQNTFNQSVNVKPVKLIDPGNVSPIPQVDGSDQEGNDQNLPDDMSELNTKDLAQRISAELKRYSIPQAVFAQRVLCRSQGTLSDLLRNPKPWSKLKSGRETFRRMWNWLNEPEYQRMSALRLATCKRKTEETQKAQDERSSKKPRLVFTDIQRRTLHAIFKETKRPSKEMQATIAQQLNLEVSTVANFFMNARRRSLDKWVDDKDVQLTASTSSPVHSLEGSPPNHSARMSTHMGDHCVVRSAHDAITTPHLAESMNDSVLNRIPGCHSAIPTSVELSSSPAPPSLTPDPSLSMNHSDVHLNAPCLVSEDARNTLLLSSGDSNVLPSQLLSHLVVGGQNAMLVTQNVSPNGDKNIMHSTPLSSSCITSSGLSTIKSALDSLCDPPSLSPHSHLPPAPVESLHNIHPIPRSMAHRSTSDTICAANHVLPSASTLIGHDRLIVDSIGQSSSTTVLTSSHNLADTLVLHAKQEDLSSGLIINATLN; encoded by the exons ATGACTGAAAGATCATTCCAGTCACTGATTAGTGGTATTTCCCTGCATGACGAAGCTGCACTCAATAACATTTCTCTAAAAGCTGCTCTTGACAGTCAAAATTTTGATCTAAATGGGCAGAGTCATGAGGATGGATTATCTGTTCCTGGAAAAGGAGTAAACATTGTTTCTAAGCCCAGGATGCTTTCTTCTGGAATACCTGCTAGTTCCGGTTGTGGGACACTAACTATGGCTCCTGTTCCTATAGGTGCTCTTGCTCCCGGTAAAATTGGTCTCCCACTCAGTGATTTAGAGAATATTCCTATTTTTAACACTGGGGACTCCGGTCCTCTAGAACTACAAGCTTTGCAAGGTGGTGCACAAGCACTTCAAGGTGTTCAAACTGTCAAGCTGACGTTTATCAACTGTGGAGATCAACAAACTATTCTTCTTACTACCCCTTCTACACATTTCACTATGCCTGAGCAAAGTTTAGATGGCATGACTCTCACCCTGCCTGATAACTTATTAGCTACCGATCTTAATTTTGCTGGGCTTACTTCAATGCAGCTGGGTGAGATGACTAGTGGCAACGATAAGCCCAATTCATCGGAAGGCTCCAAGTCCACAAATTACACAAATATGACTTCCCTCCCACCAATAACCTCCGTGTCAGACAAGCTTTATAGTCAAATCGCCAACGATAACGAATCAATTCAGCAAAGCCACAGTTACGCTATTGAGGATTTAAAACCGGTAATgcaaaaaaacaatgaaaaaatacATGATGGGAATTCTG CTTATGCTCACACTAATCAGTCTGGCAATTTGAATGCGTCGCCAGTTGTTGTTACATCCCAAAATACGTTTAATCAATCAGTGAATGTTAAACCCGTAAAGCTAATTGACCCAG GGAACGTATCACCTATTCCTCAAGTTGATGGCAGTGATCAGGAAGGTAATGATCAAAACCTGCCAGATGATATGAGTGAACTCAACACTAAG GATTTAGCCCAAAGAATAAGCGCAGAGCTAAAGAGGTACAGCATTCCACAAGCAGTGTTTGCACAACGAGTTCTGTGTCGAAGCCAAGGAACGCTTTCTGATCTGCTTAGAAACCCAAAACCTTGGAGCAAGCTAAAGTCAGGACGTGAAACGTTTAGACGCATGTGGAACTGGTTGAACGAACCTGAGTACCAGCGGATGTCTGCCTTACGCCTTGCAA CGTGTAAACGAAAAACAGAAGAAACTCAGAAAGCTCAAGATGAACGCTCTTCAAAAAAACCTCGACTTGTTTTTACTGATATTCAAAGACGCACGTTACATGCTATTTTCAAAGAAACTAAGCGTCCTAGCAAAGAAATGCAAGCCACCATTGCGCAGCAATTAAATCTGGAAGTATCTACGGTTGCTAATTTCTTCATGAATGCTCGTCGCAGATCTCTTGACAAGTGGGTAGATGACAAAGATGTACAACTAACTGCCTCAACGTCTTCCCCAGTTCATAGTCTGGAAGGGTCTCCACCCAACCACAGTGCACGCATGTCCACCCACATGGGTGATCATTGTGTTGTACGGTCAGCACATGATGCAATTACCACCCCACACCTTGCTGAATCAATGAATGACTCAGTCCTTAATCGAATCCCTGGTTGTCATTCAGCTATTCCAACTTCTGTCGAGCTTTCATCATCCCCTGCACCGCCTAGTTTAACTCCGGATCCATCATTATCTATGAACCATTCTGACGTCCATCTCAATGCACCCTGTCTTGTTAGTGAAGATGCTCGTAACACCTTGCTTTTATCATCTGGTGACTCAAATGTATTGCCATCTCAGTTGCTGAGTCATTTAGTTGTTGGCGGACAAAATGCTATGTTAGTCACTCAAAATGTAAGCCCGAATGGTGATAAGAACATAATGCACTCCACTCCACTTTCCTCGTCATGCATTACGTCATCTGGCCTTTCTACCATAAAATCAGCATTGGATTCTCTGTGTGACCCTCCATCTCTTTCACCTCATTCTCATCTTCCTCCCGCTCCCGTTGAGTCTTTGCACAATATTCATCCTATCCCACGTTCGATGGCGCACCGATCAACATCTGATACGATTTGTGCTGCAAACCACGTCTTGCCTTCTGCATCTACGCTTATAGGTCATGATAGACTTATTGTTGATTCTATTGGTCAGTCCTCATCTACAACAGTCCTAACTTCCTCACATAATTTGGCTGACACTTTAGTTCTACATGCAAAGCAGGAAGATTTAAGTTCCGGCTTAATAATCAATGCTACATTAAACTAA